In a single window of the Arthrobacter zhangbolii genome:
- a CDS encoding acyl-CoA dehydrogenase family protein: MPATEILSPELLERLRSRAAGYDDTNSFFTEDLEDLRAAGYLALFTPLTEGGSGMGVPDVVACQRLLAGAAPATALAVNMHLVWCGVAHLLALRGDDSLAFILREAAAGELFAFGVSEPGNPAVLFDSHTSARPLGDGGYAFTGTKIFTSLSPAWTRLGIFGKDATDPGEPRLVFGFADRGTAGISTADDWNTMGMRASQSCTTRLEGAEVPAGRMVRSTPVGPHGDAFVFGIFSMFETLLSAVYTGIGDRAVQLAAEAAAGRVSPDGVPASAHPETRWKIADAALRMDGVHLQLAAVARDLEEGVDHGTYWFPLLSGLKYRSTETARSVVETAVRVAGGKAYSRGQELERLYRDVLAGMFHPSSEDSVHASVANAVLGPVDSG; encoded by the coding sequence GTGCCGGCCACCGAAATCCTCAGCCCCGAACTGCTGGAGCGGCTGCGCTCCCGCGCAGCCGGCTATGACGATACCAATTCCTTCTTCACGGAGGACCTGGAGGATCTGCGCGCAGCAGGTTACCTTGCCCTGTTCACGCCGCTCACCGAGGGCGGGTCGGGTATGGGGGTGCCCGACGTCGTGGCCTGCCAGCGGCTGCTGGCAGGCGCGGCACCCGCCACCGCCCTGGCGGTGAACATGCACCTGGTGTGGTGCGGGGTTGCCCACCTGCTGGCCCTGCGCGGAGATGATTCCCTGGCGTTCATTCTCCGGGAGGCTGCCGCGGGGGAGCTGTTCGCCTTCGGGGTCTCCGAACCCGGCAACCCGGCGGTGCTCTTTGACTCGCACACCTCCGCGCGTCCGCTGGGGGACGGCGGCTATGCCTTCACCGGAACCAAGATCTTCACGAGCCTGTCCCCGGCATGGACGCGGCTGGGGATTTTCGGCAAGGACGCCACGGACCCCGGCGAGCCGCGGCTGGTCTTCGGATTCGCTGATCGGGGCACGGCAGGCATCAGCACGGCTGATGACTGGAACACCATGGGCATGCGTGCCAGCCAGTCCTGCACCACACGACTGGAGGGAGCCGAGGTTCCGGCGGGCCGGATGGTCCGGTCCACGCCCGTAGGCCCACACGGGGACGCTTTTGTATTCGGGATCTTCAGCATGTTCGAGACCCTGCTCTCTGCCGTGTACACCGGGATAGGCGACCGGGCCGTCCAGCTGGCAGCCGAGGCAGCGGCGGGGCGCGTCTCGCCCGACGGGGTTCCGGCGTCGGCCCATCCGGAGACCCGGTGGAAGATCGCCGATGCGGCACTGCGCATGGACGGGGTGCACCTGCAGCTCGCAGCCGTCGCCCGGGACCTGGAAGAGGGCGTCGATCACGGGACCTACTGGTTCCCGCTGCTCTCGGGCCTGAAATACCGGTCCACGGAGACCGCCCGCAGCGTCGTGGAAACCGCGGTGCGCGTGGCAGGGGGAAAGGCCTACTCCCGCGGGCAGGAACTGGAGCGGCTGTACCGCGATGTCCTCGCGGGCATGTTCCATCCCTCCAGCGAGGACTCGGTGCATGCCAGTGTGGCCAATGCTGTCCTGGGGCCGGTGGACAGCGGGTAA
- a CDS encoding DUF5703 family protein: MREQILAPDVSRRPENARDYEYLVVSVDPTEPLHEARRRLVEHAEYGKWELHRSRIYSGGGRRFWLRRRILRVQRTA, from the coding sequence ATGCGCGAACAAATTCTTGCACCGGATGTCTCCCGCCGGCCGGAAAACGCCCGGGACTATGAGTACCTAGTGGTGTCGGTAGATCCCACTGAGCCGCTTCACGAAGCGCGCCGACGGCTGGTTGAGCACGCCGAATACGGGAAGTGGGAGCTGCACCGAAGCCGGATTTACAGCGGCGGTGGCCGCCGTTTCTGGCTGCGCCGCCGGATCCTGCGGGTACAGCGCACCGCCTGA
- a CDS encoding undecaprenyl-diphosphate phosphatase yields the protein MNWFEAIFLGLIQGLTEFLPISSSAHLRIVGELLPGAQDPGAAFTAITQLGTETAVAVYFWKDIVRIIKSWWGSLVGRVPRSDPDARMGWLIIIGTLPIVVLGLLFQDQIENTFRSLWIVATMLIVFGIILAVADTVGRQQRTLDKLTYKHGILYGFAQALALIPGVSRSGGTITAGLLMGYTREAAARYAFLLAIPAVFGSGLFQLVKSIDEPMPYTALQTGAATVVAFVVGFVIIGWFLRYVSTRSYRLFVWYRILLGVCIYLLLGFGVITA from the coding sequence GTGAATTGGTTTGAAGCGATCTTCCTTGGCCTGATCCAGGGCCTGACAGAATTCCTCCCCATCTCCTCCAGCGCCCACCTGCGCATTGTCGGTGAGTTGCTGCCCGGTGCACAGGATCCGGGTGCCGCCTTTACCGCCATCACCCAGCTGGGCACTGAAACGGCGGTGGCCGTGTACTTCTGGAAGGACATCGTCAGGATTATCAAATCCTGGTGGGGCTCCCTGGTGGGCCGGGTGCCGCGCAGCGATCCGGATGCCCGGATGGGCTGGCTGATCATTATCGGCACACTGCCCATTGTGGTCCTGGGGCTCCTCTTCCAGGACCAGATCGAAAACACCTTCCGCAGCCTGTGGATCGTGGCCACCATGCTGATTGTCTTCGGCATCATCCTGGCGGTGGCGGACACTGTTGGACGGCAGCAGCGCACCCTGGACAAGCTGACCTACAAGCACGGCATCCTGTACGGATTCGCCCAGGCCCTGGCACTGATCCCCGGCGTCTCGCGTTCCGGCGGCACCATTACTGCCGGCCTGCTGATGGGGTACACCCGTGAAGCGGCTGCCCGCTACGCCTTCCTGCTGGCCATACCCGCCGTCTTCGGCAGCGGACTCTTCCAGCTGGTGAAGTCAATCGACGAGCCCATGCCGTACACGGCGCTGCAGACCGGCGCCGCCACCGTGGTTGCCTTCGTTGTGGGCTTTGTCATCATCGGCTGGTTCCTGCGCTACGTCTCAACCCGCAGTTACCGCCTGTTCGTCTGGTACCGCATCCTGCTGGGCGTGTGCATCTACCTGCTGCTGGGCTTCGGCGTCATTACGGCCTAG
- the mshC gene encoding cysteine--1-D-myo-inosityl 2-amino-2-deoxy-alpha-D-glucopyranoside ligase: MIAWKSPSLPSLPGTSDDIRLYDTAAQKHVTVQPDGAASMYVCGITPYDATHMGHASTYVAFDLLNRQWRDAGHTVTYVQNVTDVDDPLLERANATGVDWRELAAEQTQLFRDDMEALNVLAPDHYIGAVESVEWIVPAVEALMDRGLAYRVPGSAGEPDGDLYFDVDAASALAPSDPDAWWLGQVSHMSREEMLPVFAERGGDPERPGKRNALDPLLWRQARTGEPSWDGGRLGRGRPGWHIECSVIAQRFLPRPFTVQAGGSDLVFPHHEMSAGHAYACSGAPLASHYAHAGMVGLDGEKMSKSLGNLVLVSRLRADGVEPAAIRLVLLGHHYRSDWFWTADQLRAAEQRLADWRRALEYTAEDAARTLLQQIRAALAEDLDAPAALRAVDAWASAAVSAGTPGTRGGGELVSAAVNALLGIRL; the protein is encoded by the coding sequence GTGATTGCCTGGAAATCCCCCTCCCTGCCCTCCCTGCCCGGAACCTCGGATGACATCCGTCTGTATGACACGGCTGCACAAAAACATGTGACCGTGCAGCCGGACGGTGCCGCCAGCATGTACGTCTGCGGAATCACCCCCTATGACGCCACCCATATGGGCCATGCCTCCACGTACGTTGCCTTCGACCTGCTCAACCGCCAGTGGCGGGACGCCGGGCACACCGTCACCTACGTGCAGAACGTCACCGACGTGGATGATCCGCTGCTGGAGCGCGCCAACGCCACGGGAGTGGACTGGCGGGAGCTCGCCGCGGAACAGACACAGCTCTTCCGTGACGACATGGAAGCCCTCAACGTCCTGGCACCGGACCACTACATCGGTGCGGTGGAGTCCGTTGAATGGATCGTCCCGGCAGTTGAAGCCCTCATGGACCGCGGACTGGCGTACCGGGTGCCCGGCAGCGCCGGGGAACCCGACGGCGATCTGTACTTCGACGTCGACGCCGCGTCAGCGCTGGCCCCGTCAGACCCGGATGCCTGGTGGCTTGGGCAGGTCTCCCACATGAGCCGGGAGGAGATGCTGCCGGTGTTCGCCGAACGCGGCGGCGACCCTGAACGGCCGGGCAAGCGCAACGCCCTGGATCCGCTGCTGTGGCGCCAGGCACGCACCGGCGAGCCGTCCTGGGACGGCGGCCGGCTCGGCCGCGGCCGTCCGGGCTGGCACATTGAGTGCTCCGTCATTGCCCAGCGGTTCCTTCCCCGGCCGTTTACCGTGCAGGCAGGCGGATCCGATCTGGTGTTCCCGCACCATGAGATGAGTGCCGGCCATGCCTACGCCTGTTCCGGTGCGCCGCTGGCCTCCCACTATGCCCACGCCGGCATGGTGGGCCTTGACGGCGAGAAAATGAGCAAGTCGCTGGGCAACCTGGTGCTCGTCTCGCGGCTGCGTGCCGACGGCGTGGAGCCCGCGGCCATCCGGTTGGTTCTCCTGGGACACCATTACCGGAGCGACTGGTTCTGGACGGCTGACCAGCTGCGCGCGGCCGAACAGCGTCTCGCCGACTGGCGCAGGGCGCTTGAATATACTGCCGAAGACGCCGCCAGGACGCTGCTGCAGCAGATCCGCGCCGCACTGGCAGAGGACCTGGACGCACCTGCCGCGCTGCGGGCCGTGGATGCCTGGGCATCCGCAGCCGTATCCGCGGGCACACCGGGCACCCGGGGCGGCGGGGAACTGGTTTCCGCCGCAGTCAACGCGTTGCTGGGCATCCGCCTCTAG